From a region of the Azospirillum formosense genome:
- a CDS encoding entericidin A/B family lipoprotein, with translation MRSLKKLVLFAALGAALTTSLAACNTVEGMGQDVQAGGRAMERSSDSVQKKM, from the coding sequence ATGCGCAGCCTGAAGAAGCTCGTCCTTTTCGCCGCCCTGGGTGCCGCCCTGACCACCAGCCTCGCCGCCTGCAACACCGTCGAAGGCATGGGGCAGGACGTGCAGGCGGGCGGCCGCGCCATGGAGCGCTCGTCGGACAGCGTCCAGAAGAAGATGTGA
- the rfaE1 gene encoding D-glycero-beta-D-manno-heptose-7-phosphate kinase: MSDLARHIDSLSRASVLCVGDVMLDRFVYGSVDRVSPEAPIPVLRIERETAMLGGAGNVAANVMALGAGCRFVSVVGEDAAGLELVRLVAKETGDGGGLVAEPGRQTTVKTRFIAGRQQLLRADAETVAAIASEEEVMVAARTGMLTAGAVILSDYGKGVLTDALVAQLIQAAREAGLPVVVDPKGDDFGRYRGASVITPNRKELIQATGMPADSDAEVEAACRYLLETCGIDAVVATRSEHGMSVVTRDGATHLPADAREVFDVSGAGDTVVATLTSALSVGVELADAAWLANLAAGIVVGKVGTAVVRAPELLSALHEQEWRSGEEKVDTLEQAVERAARWRARGKRVGFTNGCFDLLHPGHISLLNQAKAACDVLVVGLNSDASVKRLKGETRPVQTETARATVLASLACVDLVVIFGEDTPEELIRALRPDVLVKGADYTVATVVGAGFVQSYGGKVVLADLVDGQSTTNTIRRMQR, from the coding sequence ATGAGCGACCTTGCCCGTCACATCGACTCCCTGTCCCGCGCCAGCGTGCTGTGCGTCGGCGACGTCATGCTCGACCGCTTCGTCTACGGGTCGGTCGACCGCGTGTCCCCCGAGGCGCCGATCCCCGTCCTGCGGATCGAGCGCGAGACGGCCATGCTCGGCGGCGCCGGCAACGTGGCCGCCAACGTCATGGCGCTGGGCGCCGGCTGCCGCTTCGTGTCGGTGGTGGGCGAGGATGCGGCGGGGCTGGAGCTGGTCCGCCTCGTGGCGAAGGAGACGGGCGACGGCGGCGGGCTGGTCGCCGAGCCGGGGCGCCAGACCACCGTCAAGACGCGCTTCATCGCCGGCCGCCAGCAGCTCCTGCGCGCCGACGCCGAGACCGTTGCCGCCATCGCCTCGGAGGAGGAGGTGATGGTCGCCGCCCGCACCGGCATGCTGACGGCGGGCGCGGTGATCCTGTCCGACTACGGCAAGGGCGTGCTGACCGACGCCCTGGTCGCGCAGCTCATCCAGGCGGCGCGGGAGGCCGGGCTGCCGGTGGTGGTCGATCCCAAGGGCGACGATTTCGGGCGTTACCGCGGGGCCAGCGTGATCACGCCCAACCGCAAGGAGCTGATCCAGGCGACGGGGATGCCCGCCGACAGCGATGCCGAGGTCGAGGCCGCCTGCCGCTACCTGCTGGAGACCTGCGGCATCGACGCGGTGGTCGCCACGCGCAGCGAGCACGGCATGTCCGTGGTGACCCGCGACGGCGCCACCCATCTGCCGGCCGACGCGCGCGAGGTCTTCGACGTGTCGGGCGCCGGCGACACGGTGGTGGCGACCCTGACCTCCGCCCTGTCGGTGGGGGTGGAGCTGGCCGACGCGGCGTGGCTGGCCAATCTGGCCGCCGGGATCGTGGTGGGGAAGGTCGGCACCGCGGTGGTCCGTGCGCCGGAGCTGCTGTCCGCCCTGCACGAGCAGGAATGGCGCAGCGGCGAGGAGAAGGTGGACACGCTGGAGCAGGCGGTGGAGCGGGCGGCGCGCTGGCGCGCCCGCGGCAAGCGGGTGGGCTTCACCAACGGCTGCTTCGACCTGCTGCACCCCGGCCACATTTCGCTGCTGAATCAAGCCAAGGCCGCCTGCGACGTGCTGGTGGTCGGGCTGAACAGCGACGCCTCGGTGAAGCGGCTGAAGGGCGAGACGCGGCCGGTGCAGACCGAGACGGCGCGGGCGACGGTGCTCGCCTCGCTGGCCTGTGTCGATCTGGTGGTGATCTTCGGCGAGGACACGCCGGAGGAGCTGATCCGCGCCCTGCGGCCCGACGTGCTGGTCAAGGGGGCGGACTACACCGTCGCCACCGTGGTCGGCGCGGGATTCGTGCAGAGCTACGGCGGCAAGGTCGTGCTGGCCGACCTCGTGGACGGCCAGAGCACGACCAACACCATCAGGCGCATGCAGCGCTGA
- a CDS encoding HAMP domain-containing sensor histidine kinase translates to MPLPSVTRSLSAKLLVLTVLFVLLAEVLIYTPSIARYRLTYLEERLAAAHLAALSVEATPDMMVAMELQNELLAHVGAHAVELIRPDSRVYMLSRSMPPTVDAVFDLRATMAPRLAADAFMALAQRRDRVIRVIGPSPKDPAFQVEMVIDERPMIRAMIDFSGRILALSVAISLIAAVLVFVSLTRLLVRPMRRLTEGLVAIRRDPDGTPPFQPSARSDEIGVAERELADMQATIRSALRQRERLAALGTAVAKINHDLRAILSTAALLSERLAESADPEVRRVTPRLMASIDRAVELCGQTMTYTRDGLLPLARAAVPLRPLVEEAGATALAALRPDVVRPDGERAELHWDNRVPEGLTIRADAAQLSRALVNLGRNAAQAGAAAVTVTALTRPGGGLLLRVADDGPGLPPRARDNLFQPFAGSARAGGVGLGLAIAREVLRAHGGDLRLVESTAAGTVFALELPPGIVVEDAGRLGEMPTSDSPIPD, encoded by the coding sequence ATGCCCCTGCCCTCCGTGACGCGCAGCCTGTCGGCCAAGCTGCTGGTGCTGACCGTGCTGTTCGTCCTGCTGGCGGAGGTGCTGATCTACACGCCGTCCATCGCGCGCTACCGCCTGACCTATCTGGAGGAGCGGCTGGCCGCCGCCCATCTCGCCGCCCTGTCGGTGGAGGCGACGCCGGACATGATGGTGGCGATGGAGCTTCAGAACGAGCTGCTCGCCCATGTCGGCGCCCACGCGGTGGAACTGATCCGGCCGGACAGCCGGGTCTACATGCTGTCCCGCTCCATGCCGCCGACGGTGGACGCCGTCTTCGACCTGCGCGCCACCATGGCGCCGCGGCTGGCCGCCGACGCCTTCATGGCGCTGGCCCAGCGGCGCGACCGGGTGATCCGGGTGATCGGGCCGTCGCCCAAGGACCCCGCCTTCCAGGTCGAGATGGTGATCGACGAGCGTCCGATGATCCGGGCGATGATCGACTTTTCGGGCCGGATCCTGGCGCTGTCGGTGGCGATCTCGCTGATCGCGGCGGTTCTGGTCTTCGTCTCGCTGACCCGGCTGCTGGTGCGGCCGATGCGCCGCCTGACCGAAGGGCTGGTCGCCATCCGCCGCGACCCCGACGGCACGCCGCCTTTCCAGCCGAGCGCCCGCAGCGACGAGATCGGCGTGGCCGAGCGCGAGCTGGCCGACATGCAGGCCACCATCCGCAGCGCGCTGCGCCAGCGCGAGCGGCTGGCCGCTCTGGGCACCGCGGTCGCCAAGATCAACCACGACCTGCGCGCCATCCTGTCCACCGCCGCCCTGCTGTCGGAGCGGCTGGCCGAGAGCGCCGACCCGGAGGTGCGGCGGGTCACGCCGCGGCTGATGGCCTCCATCGACCGCGCGGTGGAGCTGTGCGGCCAGACCATGACCTACACCCGCGACGGGCTGCTGCCCCTGGCGCGGGCCGCGGTGCCGCTGCGCCCGCTGGTCGAGGAGGCCGGGGCCACGGCGCTGGCCGCCCTGCGCCCGGACGTCGTGCGCCCGGACGGGGAGCGGGCGGAGCTGCATTGGGACAACCGCGTGCCGGAGGGGCTGACCATCCGCGCCGACGCCGCCCAGCTGTCCCGCGCGCTGGTCAATCTGGGGCGCAACGCCGCCCAGGCGGGGGCTGCGGCGGTGACGGTGACGGCGCTGACGCGGCCCGGCGGCGGGCTGCTCCTGCGGGTGGCCGACGACGGGCCGGGCCTGCCGCCGCGGGCGCGGGACAACCTGTTCCAGCCCTTCGCCGGCTCCGCGCGGGCGGGCGGCGTCGGGCTGGGCCTCGCCATCGCGCGGGAGGTGCTGCGCGCCCATGGCGGCGACCTGCGGCTGGTGGAGAGCACCGCGGCGGGCACCGTCTTCGCGCTGGAGCTTCCTCCGGGGATCGTCGTGGAGGACGCCGGCCGGTTGGGCGAAATGCCCACATCGGATTCGCCCATCCCGGATTGA
- a CDS encoding methyltransferase domain-containing protein, translating into MPWDPEQYARFESWRRRPAHDLVAALPSLAPRMVVDLGCGAGQLARRLAERWPEAEVLGVDNSPAMLERARTAPSRVRWLQADLRVWRPERPVDLLVSNAALHWLDGHERLFPDLLRALAPGGVLAVQMPRNFDAPSHRLLYETAADGPWAERLAPVLRTAPVHAPDVYYGWLAPLTQRLDLWETEYLQVLEGDDPVLEWTRGTTLLPVLDTLKGAELDAFLAAYRARLDAAYPRRPDGRTLFPFKRLFLVARV; encoded by the coding sequence ATGCCGTGGGACCCCGAACAATACGCACGGTTCGAGTCCTGGCGCCGGCGCCCGGCCCACGACCTCGTGGCGGCCCTGCCCTCCCTGGCCCCGCGGATGGTGGTGGACCTCGGCTGCGGGGCCGGGCAGCTCGCCCGCCGGCTGGCCGAGCGTTGGCCGGAGGCCGAGGTGCTGGGGGTGGACAATTCCCCGGCCATGCTGGAACGCGCGCGGACCGCGCCGTCCCGCGTGCGCTGGCTCCAGGCCGACCTGCGCGTCTGGCGCCCCGAGCGGCCGGTCGATCTGCTGGTCTCCAACGCCGCCCTGCACTGGCTGGACGGGCACGAGCGGCTGTTCCCGGACCTGCTGCGGGCGCTGGCCCCCGGCGGGGTGCTGGCCGTGCAGATGCCGCGCAACTTCGACGCGCCCTCGCACCGGCTGCTCTACGAGACGGCGGCGGACGGCCCCTGGGCCGAGCGGCTGGCGCCGGTCCTGCGCACCGCCCCGGTGCACGCGCCTGACGTCTATTACGGCTGGCTCGCCCCGCTCACCCAACGCCTGGACCTCTGGGAAACGGAGTATCTCCAGGTTCTGGAGGGCGACGATCCGGTGCTGGAATGGACGCGCGGCACGACGCTGCTGCCCGTCCTCGACACGCTGAAGGGCGCTGAGCTGGACGCCTTCCTGGCGGCCTACCGCGCCCGGCTGGACGCCGCCTACCCCCGGCGCCCCGACGGCCGCACGCTGTTTCCCTTCAAGCGGCTGTTCCTCGTGGCGCGGGTCTGA
- a CDS encoding DUF4405 domain-containing protein: MPSVTSTITRQIVTPVTIVLFVVSTVTGIMLLLHWNGNLVRFSHEWLSVGFSAIGLWHLARNWTAFLQYFKRNVALSAFVVSVAGSLVFTAMTGTPASTGGPGAMMRAVANAPLATVAPVFGLDADKAIQALKAANIEAQPGESLSAIGSRAGMNAVGVANILTAAKQPRSASGGPAS; the protein is encoded by the coding sequence ATGCCCTCCGTCACCTCCACCATCACCCGGCAGATCGTCACGCCGGTGACCATCGTCCTGTTCGTCGTCTCCACGGTGACGGGAATCATGCTGCTTCTGCACTGGAACGGCAATCTGGTGCGCTTCTCCCACGAATGGCTCAGCGTCGGCTTCTCGGCCATCGGCCTGTGGCATCTGGCGCGCAACTGGACGGCCTTCCTGCAGTATTTCAAGCGCAACGTCGCCCTGTCGGCCTTCGTGGTCAGCGTCGCCGGATCGCTGGTCTTCACGGCGATGACCGGAACCCCGGCCTCCACCGGCGGCCCCGGCGCGATGATGCGGGCGGTGGCGAACGCCCCGCTGGCGACGGTGGCGCCGGTCTTCGGGCTGGACGCCGACAAGGCCATCCAGGCGCTCAAGGCCGCCAACATCGAGGCGCAGCCCGGCGAATCGCTGTCGGCCATCGGCAGCCGCGCCGGCATGAACGCGGTGGGCGTCGCGAACATCCTCACCGCCGCCAAGCAGCCCAGGTCGGCTTCAGGCGGGCCAGCGTCGTAA
- a CDS encoding PAS domain S-box protein, with protein MGTQEQPEGWRDESEERLRAYIESAPRKMWIARTDGTVEFFNREWRDYTGQGGAEDMLNWREAIHPADRPRHEEVRNRAVPLGQPYDVQVRLRRHGDGQYRWHIGRVSPVHLQGRLIAWIGAATDIDHRVRAEAALRESEANFRTMANAIPQLAWMRDPADYSIWYNQRWFDFTGTSMEQMQNDGWWTVIHPDHADPMLDAVTAARAEGRSWEYTAPLRRRDGVYRWHLFRAVPIRDETAGTITRWFGTSTDINEQREAQERQRLLTQEVSHRVKNSLSLVAAQLSLQARASDDDDARSVLMDAYSRVLTIAGVHDHLWRQYDASFIDMSGFLHGLCRKLQETAPGHDLSFTGDRVIVPTDQAVPIGLVVNELVTNALKYAYPGDHGGPIRVTLRRDGEDAMVLEVIDQGVGLPAGFDLSAPTKSLGMRLLVNTVRQINATVDAERLDPGTRFVVAIPVGRG; from the coding sequence ATGGGCACGCAGGAACAGCCGGAAGGATGGCGCGACGAGAGCGAGGAGCGCCTGCGCGCCTACATCGAAAGCGCCCCGCGCAAGATGTGGATCGCCCGCACCGACGGCACGGTCGAGTTCTTCAACCGTGAATGGCGAGATTACACCGGGCAGGGCGGCGCCGAGGACATGCTGAACTGGCGGGAGGCCATCCACCCCGCCGACCGTCCACGCCATGAGGAGGTGCGCAACCGGGCGGTTCCCCTGGGCCAGCCCTACGATGTCCAGGTCCGGCTGCGGCGGCACGGCGACGGCCAGTACCGCTGGCACATCGGGCGGGTGTCCCCCGTCCATCTGCAAGGCCGACTGATCGCCTGGATCGGGGCCGCGACCGACATCGACCACCGCGTCCGCGCCGAGGCCGCGCTGCGCGAGAGCGAGGCCAACTTCCGCACCATGGCCAACGCCATCCCGCAGCTCGCCTGGATGCGCGATCCCGCCGACTACAGCATCTGGTACAACCAGCGCTGGTTCGACTTCACCGGCACCTCGATGGAGCAGATGCAGAACGACGGCTGGTGGACGGTCATCCACCCCGACCACGCCGACCCGATGCTGGACGCCGTCACCGCCGCGCGGGCGGAGGGCCGGTCCTGGGAATACACCGCGCCGCTGCGCCGCCGCGACGGCGTGTACCGTTGGCATCTGTTCCGCGCCGTGCCCATCCGCGACGAGACCGCCGGCACCATCACCCGCTGGTTCGGCACCAGCACGGACATCAACGAGCAGCGCGAGGCGCAGGAGCGCCAGCGGCTGCTGACCCAGGAGGTCAGCCACCGGGTGAAGAACAGCCTGTCGCTGGTGGCGGCGCAGCTCTCGCTGCAGGCCCGCGCGTCGGACGACGACGACGCCCGCAGCGTCCTGATGGACGCCTACAGCCGCGTCCTGACCATCGCCGGCGTTCACGACCATCTGTGGCGGCAGTACGACGCGAGCTTCATCGACATGTCCGGCTTCCTGCACGGCCTCTGCCGGAAGCTCCAGGAAACCGCGCCGGGCCATGACCTGAGCTTCACCGGCGATCGGGTCATCGTGCCCACCGATCAGGCCGTCCCCATCGGGCTGGTGGTCAACGAACTGGTCACCAACGCCCTGAAATACGCCTATCCCGGCGACCACGGGGGGCCGATCCGGGTGACCCTGCGCCGGGACGGCGAGGACGCGATGGTGTTGGAGGTGATCGACCAGGGGGTCGGGCTTCCCGCCGGGTTCGACCTGTCGGCGCCGACAAAGAGCCTCGGCATGCGGTTGCTGGTCAACACCGTCCGGCAGATCAACGCCACCGTGGACGCCGAACGCCTCGATCCGGGAACCCGCTTCGTCGTCGCCATTCCGGTCGGGCGGGGATGA
- a CDS encoding ParA family protein has translation MRTILVANIKGGCGKTTIATHLAAASAAAGHSTALADVDRQRSSLGWLARRPATAAALVGLDWAKDLSDAPKGIQRLVIDAPAALKTKQIEDLVRMADVVVLPVLPSAFDEQATQRFLGKLEELKSIAKNRKSVAVVGNRLRARTKAADRLDQFLGGVGHSVVTRLRDSQIYADAAASGLSLFDLTGKRAAEHRADWEPLLAYIEKA, from the coding sequence ATGCGGACCATCCTCGTCGCCAACATCAAGGGCGGTTGCGGCAAGACCACGATCGCCACACACCTCGCCGCGGCCAGCGCCGCCGCGGGGCACAGCACGGCGCTGGCCGACGTGGACCGCCAGCGCTCGTCGCTCGGCTGGCTGGCCCGCCGCCCGGCCACGGCCGCCGCCCTGGTGGGTCTGGACTGGGCCAAGGACCTGTCCGACGCGCCGAAGGGCATCCAGCGCCTCGTCATCGACGCGCCGGCCGCGCTGAAGACCAAGCAGATCGAGGATCTGGTGCGGATGGCCGACGTCGTCGTGCTGCCGGTGCTGCCCAGCGCCTTCGACGAGCAGGCGACGCAGCGCTTCCTCGGCAAGTTGGAGGAGCTGAAGTCGATCGCCAAGAACCGCAAGTCGGTGGCGGTGGTCGGCAACCGCCTGCGCGCCCGCACCAAGGCGGCGGACCGTCTTGACCAGTTCCTCGGCGGAGTCGGGCACAGCGTGGTGACCCGCCTGCGCGACAGCCAGATCTACGCCGACGCCGCGGCCTCCGGTCTCAGCCTGTTCGACCTGACGGGCAAGCGCGCCGCCGAGCACCGCGCCGACTGGGAACCGTTGCTGGCCTACATCGAGAAGGCGTAG
- a CDS encoding CHAD domain-containing protein has translation MVVEAESNRETELKLAVRAEDMAKLRSCPAVASRAKGKAGTKTLESTYYDTADRRLAGRLVTLRVRKVGNQHLQTVKGAPERGELGRAEWEHPVAGPAPDLSAIESPEALDLLGSVGAAELQPLFTTLIQRTVRVVTMGEGEEASRIEVAFDSGEIRGPDGASIPVSEVELELLEGSAAALYELALELAQAAPLRLDPRTKAERGYALADGTVDRVVKAGRLELDADTTVEGALARILRSCIGHMLANEAVTLVGEDAEGVHQMRVALRRLRSALALFKHFIPADSYAWLVGEVKWLGGSLGPARDWDVFLAELLEPVKDSFHRADGHGKPLQEDIDALAAAARARRDRAYEGVREAIRSERYTTFLLKFGAWVESRGWRDQPVSEHSARLFDPVEDLADHLLSRRAKKARRAGHGFAGLSVTERHELRIALKKLRYAAEFFRSLYDDKPARRYIQDLSAFQDALGHLNDVATATRLLHELHDDGSRSEPGEPRAAGIVIGWHARGVAESEPALRDLWKEFADAKAFWSKPDREG, from the coding sequence ATGGTGGTCGAAGCGGAGTCCAACCGGGAAACCGAGCTGAAGCTGGCCGTCAGGGCCGAAGACATGGCGAAGCTCCGGTCCTGCCCGGCGGTCGCATCCCGTGCCAAGGGCAAAGCCGGCACCAAGACCCTGGAAAGCACCTATTACGACACCGCCGACCGGCGTCTGGCCGGGCGGCTGGTGACGTTGCGCGTGCGCAAGGTCGGCAACCAGCATCTCCAGACCGTCAAGGGCGCGCCGGAGCGCGGCGAGCTTGGCCGGGCGGAGTGGGAGCATCCGGTCGCCGGACCGGCCCCCGACCTGTCGGCCATCGAATCGCCGGAGGCGCTGGACCTGCTGGGCTCGGTCGGAGCGGCGGAGCTGCAGCCGCTCTTCACCACCCTCATCCAGCGCACCGTGCGCGTGGTGACGATGGGCGAGGGCGAGGAGGCCAGCCGCATCGAGGTCGCCTTCGACAGCGGCGAGATCCGCGGCCCCGACGGTGCCTCCATCCCCGTGTCGGAGGTGGAGCTGGAGCTTCTCGAGGGCTCCGCCGCCGCCCTCTACGAACTGGCGCTGGAACTGGCCCAGGCCGCCCCGCTGCGGCTCGACCCGCGCACCAAGGCGGAGCGCGGCTACGCGCTCGCCGACGGGACGGTGGACAGGGTGGTGAAGGCGGGCAGGCTGGAGCTTGACGCCGACACCACGGTGGAAGGCGCGCTGGCCCGCATCCTGCGCTCCTGCATCGGCCATATGCTGGCGAACGAGGCCGTCACCCTGGTCGGCGAGGACGCGGAGGGCGTCCACCAGATGCGCGTGGCGCTGCGCCGCCTGCGCTCGGCGCTCGCCCTGTTCAAGCATTTCATCCCCGCCGACTCCTACGCCTGGCTGGTCGGCGAGGTGAAGTGGCTGGGCGGCAGCCTCGGCCCGGCGCGCGACTGGGACGTCTTCCTGGCCGAGCTGCTGGAGCCGGTGAAGGACTCCTTCCACCGCGCCGACGGCCACGGCAAGCCGCTCCAGGAGGACATCGACGCCCTCGCCGCCGCGGCGCGCGCGCGGCGCGACCGCGCCTACGAAGGGGTGCGCGAGGCCATCCGGTCCGAGCGCTACACCACCTTCCTGCTGAAGTTCGGCGCCTGGGTCGAGTCGCGGGGCTGGCGCGACCAGCCGGTCAGCGAGCATTCCGCCCGGCTGTTCGACCCGGTGGAGGATCTGGCCGACCATCTGCTGTCGCGCCGCGCCAAGAAGGCCCGCCGCGCCGGCCACGGCTTCGCCGGCCTCTCGGTGACCGAGCGGCACGAGCTGCGCATCGCCCTGAAGAAGCTGCGCTACGCGGCGGAGTTCTTCCGCAGCCTCTACGACGACAAGCCGGCCCGCCGCTACATCCAGGATCTGTCGGCGTTCCAGGACGCGCTGGGCCACCTGAACGACGTGGCGACGGCGACCCGCCTGCTGCACGAGCTGCACGACGACGGCAGCCGCTCCGAACCGGGCGAGCCGCGCGCCGCCGGCATCGTCATCGGCTGGCACGCCCGCGGCGTGGCGGAATCCGAACCGGCGCTGCGCGACCTGTGGAAGGAGTTCGCCGACGCGAAAGCCTTCTGGTCAAAGCCCGACCGGGAGGGGTAA
- a CDS encoding class I SAM-dependent methyltransferase codes for MNSITPPSSARPLPRLAPRLAYAASQSARVAWFLGQYMMAARIGRRITGPPRTTPPGGRPVPGTRAILEELRALLARDLANIEAGCYRLPHDLMPDPRRLLTDAAAFLRDVPEVSRRRRDHAAVEVRANPPPGSGGLPAYYRQNFHYQTGGYLTEESARLYDHQVEVLFGGGADAMRRQVLVPIFDHLKTRRGADCRLLDVAAGTGRFLTFVKDNHPRLPVTALDLSPAYLREARRNLAPWARSSALVQAAAEAIPLATGSQDIVTCIYLFHELPPKIRAQAAAEMARVLKPGGILVFMDSVQYGDNPMMDGLIDRFPQSFHEPFYAHYARDDLPALFAAAGLRLRETSLAYMSKLLVLEKADP; via the coding sequence ATGAACAGCATCACCCCGCCGTCCTCCGCCCGGCCGCTACCCCGGCTGGCCCCCCGGCTGGCTTACGCGGCCAGCCAGTCCGCCCGCGTCGCCTGGTTCCTCGGCCAGTACATGATGGCCGCGCGGATCGGCCGGCGGATCACCGGACCGCCGCGGACCACCCCGCCCGGCGGGCGTCCGGTGCCCGGCACCCGCGCGATCCTGGAGGAGCTGCGCGCCCTGCTGGCCCGCGACCTCGCCAACATCGAGGCGGGCTGCTACCGCCTGCCGCACGACCTGATGCCCGACCCACGCCGGCTGCTGACCGACGCCGCCGCCTTCTTGCGCGACGTGCCGGAGGTGTCGCGACGCCGCCGCGACCACGCGGCGGTGGAGGTGCGCGCCAACCCGCCGCCCGGCAGCGGAGGGCTGCCCGCCTACTACCGGCAGAACTTCCATTACCAGACCGGCGGCTACCTGACGGAGGAGAGCGCCCGCCTCTACGACCATCAGGTGGAGGTGCTGTTCGGCGGCGGCGCCGACGCCATGCGCCGGCAGGTCCTGGTGCCGATCTTCGACCATTTGAAAACGCGGCGCGGCGCGGATTGCCGCCTGCTCGACGTGGCCGCCGGGACGGGGCGCTTCCTGACCTTCGTGAAGGACAACCACCCGCGCCTGCCGGTGACCGCGCTCGACCTCTCCCCGGCCTATCTGCGCGAGGCGCGGCGCAACCTCGCGCCCTGGGCGCGCAGCAGCGCGCTGGTCCAGGCGGCGGCCGAGGCGATCCCGCTGGCCACCGGGTCGCAGGACATCGTGACCTGCATCTACCTGTTCCACGAACTGCCGCCGAAGATCCGCGCCCAGGCCGCGGCCGAGATGGCCCGCGTGCTGAAGCCCGGCGGCATCCTGGTCTTCATGGACAGCGTGCAGTACGGCGACAACCCGATGATGGACGGGCTGATCGACCGCTTCCCGCAGTCCTTCCACGAGCCCTTCTACGCCCATTACGCCCGCGACGACCTGCCCGCCCTGTTCGCCGCCGCCGGGCTGCGCCTGCGCGAGACGTCGCTCGCCTACATGTCCAAGCTCCTGGTGCTGGAAAAGGCGGACCCCTGA
- a CDS encoding phosphoglycerate kinase, protein MTEFNTIDDLDVNGKTVLVRADLNVPMQDGKVSDTTRIDRLAPTLTELAKKGAKVVVLSHFGRPKNGPDAKNSLRNVLDALSAAVGQTVAFGEDCVGDKAKAAIDGVQPGAIVLLENTRFHAEEEKNDPAFAKQIAALGDLYVNDAFSAAHRAHASTEGVARYLPAAAGRLMQAELEALTKALEKPERPVAAVVGGAKISTKLDLLGNLVKKVDMLALGGGMANTFLFAQGVDVGASLCEKDMADQARAIMETAKAANCELLLPKDFIVAKEFKAGAANRAVPADGIGADEMALDVGPKTVEFLGLKLQGAKTVVWNGPLGAFEIQPFDGGTNAVAGLVAERTSEGGLLSVAGGGDTVAALAHAGVEEKFTYISAAGGAFLEWLEGKELPGVAALKKK, encoded by the coding sequence ATGACCGAGTTCAACACCATCGACGACCTCGACGTGAACGGCAAGACGGTGCTGGTGCGTGCCGACCTCAACGTCCCGATGCAGGACGGCAAGGTCTCCGACACGACCCGCATCGACCGTCTGGCGCCGACTCTGACCGAGCTGGCGAAGAAGGGTGCGAAGGTCGTGGTTCTGTCGCACTTCGGCCGCCCGAAGAACGGTCCGGACGCCAAGAACTCGCTGCGCAACGTGCTGGACGCGCTGAGCGCCGCCGTCGGCCAGACCGTCGCCTTCGGCGAGGATTGCGTCGGCGACAAGGCCAAGGCCGCCATCGACGGCGTCCAGCCGGGCGCCATCGTGCTGCTGGAGAACACCCGCTTCCACGCGGAAGAGGAAAAGAACGACCCGGCCTTCGCCAAGCAGATCGCCGCTCTCGGCGACCTCTACGTCAACGACGCCTTCTCCGCCGCGCACCGCGCCCACGCCTCGACCGAGGGCGTCGCCCGGTATCTGCCGGCCGCCGCCGGCCGCCTGATGCAGGCCGAGCTTGAGGCGCTGACCAAGGCGCTGGAGAAGCCGGAGCGTCCGGTGGCCGCCGTCGTCGGCGGCGCCAAGATCTCCACCAAGCTGGACCTGCTCGGCAACCTCGTGAAGAAGGTCGACATGCTGGCGCTGGGCGGCGGCATGGCCAACACCTTCCTCTTCGCCCAGGGCGTGGATGTCGGGGCCTCGCTCTGCGAGAAGGACATGGCCGATCAGGCCCGCGCCATCATGGAGACCGCCAAGGCCGCCAACTGCGAGCTGCTGCTGCCCAAGGACTTCATCGTCGCCAAGGAGTTCAAGGCCGGTGCGGCCAACCGCGCCGTCCCGGCGGACGGCATCGGCGCCGACGAGATGGCGCTGGACGTCGGCCCCAAGACGGTCGAGTTCCTGGGCCTGAAGCTCCAGGGTGCCAAGACGGTGGTGTGGAACGGTCCGCTGGGGGCCTTCGAGATCCAGCCCTTCGACGGCGGCACCAACGCCGTCGCCGGCCTCGTCGCCGAGCGCACGTCGGAAGGCGGCCTGCTGTCGGTGGCCGGCGGCGGCGACACCGTGGCGGCGCTGGCCCATGCCGGCGTCGAGGAGAAGTTCACCTACATCTCCGCCGCCGGCGGCGCCTTCCTGGAGTGGCTGGAAGGCAAGGAACTGCCGGGCGTGGCCGCGCTGAAGAAGAAGTAA